The following are encoded together in the Citrus sinensis cultivar Valencia sweet orange chromosome 1, DVS_A1.0, whole genome shotgun sequence genome:
- the LOC102619061 gene encoding ras-related protein RABA6a isoform X1 — protein MGDSYDEECDYLFKAVMIGDSAVGKSNLLSRFARDEFRLDSKPTIGVEFAYRNIRVGDKLIKAQIWDTAGQERFRAITSSYYRGALGALLVYDITRRATFENTKKWLRELREFCSSCMAIVLVGNKSDLTHSREVNEEEGKILAETEGLYFMETSAMQNLNVEDAFLQMINQIHQTTIQKSLCAKMNDKTATSNCNNLGGGKEIINIDHEVTATKQSSCCYK, from the exons ATGGGAGATTCATATGATGAAGAGTGtgattatttgtttaaggCGGTAATGATTGGTGACTCTGCTGTTGGGAAATCAAATCTTCTCTCAAGATTTGCTCGCGATGAATTTCGATTGGATTCTAAGCCAACTATTGGTGTTGAATTTGCTTACAGAAACATTCGAGTTGGCGACAAGCTCATCAAAGCTCAAATTTGGGATACTGCCGGACAAGAAAG GTTTAGGGCCATAACGAGTTCATATTATCGTGGAGCACTTGGAGCCTTACTAGTGTATGACATAACACGACGAGCAACATTcgaaaatacaaagaaatggCTACGAGAACTCAGAGAATTTTGCAGCTCATGCATGGCCATTGTTCTTGTGGGCAATAAATCTGACCTAACTCATTCCAGAGAAGTTAACGAAGAAGAAGGTAAAATTCTTGCTGAAACTGAAGGTTTATACTTCATGGAAACTTCTGCTATGCAAAATTTGAACGTCGAGGATGCGTTTTTACAGAtgattaatcaaattcatcaAACTACAATTCAGAAGAGTTTATGTGCTAAAATGAATGATAAAACAGCAACTAGTAATTGTAATAATCTTGGAGGTGGCAAAGAGATTATCAATATTGATCATGAAGTAACTGCCACTAAGCAATCAAGTTGTTGTTATAAGTGA
- the LOC102619061 gene encoding ras-related protein RABA6a isoform X2 codes for MGDSYDEECDYLFKAVMIGDSAVGKSNLLSRFARDEFRLDSKPTIGVEFAYRNIRVGDKLIKAQIWDTAGQERAITSSYYRGALGALLVYDITRRATFENTKKWLRELREFCSSCMAIVLVGNKSDLTHSREVNEEEGKILAETEGLYFMETSAMQNLNVEDAFLQMINQIHQTTIQKSLCAKMNDKTATSNCNNLGGGKEIINIDHEVTATKQSSCCYK; via the exons ATGGGAGATTCATATGATGAAGAGTGtgattatttgtttaaggCGGTAATGATTGGTGACTCTGCTGTTGGGAAATCAAATCTTCTCTCAAGATTTGCTCGCGATGAATTTCGATTGGATTCTAAGCCAACTATTGGTGTTGAATTTGCTTACAGAAACATTCGAGTTGGCGACAAGCTCATCAAAGCTCAAATTTGGGATACTGCCGGACAAGAAAG GGCCATAACGAGTTCATATTATCGTGGAGCACTTGGAGCCTTACTAGTGTATGACATAACACGACGAGCAACATTcgaaaatacaaagaaatggCTACGAGAACTCAGAGAATTTTGCAGCTCATGCATGGCCATTGTTCTTGTGGGCAATAAATCTGACCTAACTCATTCCAGAGAAGTTAACGAAGAAGAAGGTAAAATTCTTGCTGAAACTGAAGGTTTATACTTCATGGAAACTTCTGCTATGCAAAATTTGAACGTCGAGGATGCGTTTTTACAGAtgattaatcaaattcatcaAACTACAATTCAGAAGAGTTTATGTGCTAAAATGAATGATAAAACAGCAACTAGTAATTGTAATAATCTTGGAGGTGGCAAAGAGATTATCAATATTGATCATGAAGTAACTGCCACTAAGCAATCAAGTTGTTGTTATAAGTGA